In Methanocaldococcus lauensis, a single genomic region encodes these proteins:
- the tdt gene encoding TDT family transporter: MLEACESKWDIVKNFIPSWFAAVMGTGILAISSWMYSVYIPVLKYVAVGLFYLNIIMFFAFLIPWTLRWILFPKDALADLEHPVLSSFYPTVAVAMLVLASDFIIIGHNIDIAKYFWAFGAVGMLLFNLIVPYYMFKSDSIKLDHVNPGWYIPPVGLLVVPIAGSLIIPHLTGIWHELAVFINYYGWGSGFFLYLALLAIVIYRFILHHPLPSALAPTIWINLGPIGAGIIALINLVNHSPFISVKEPFYIFSLLFWGFGVWWALMAIIMTIHYVKKLKLPYGMPWWAFIFPLGAYVASSHMVYGIFQYSIIDYIGFALYWLLFGLWAITFIKTAIATYHGYPFKGH; the protein is encoded by the coding sequence ATGTTAGAAGCATGTGAATCAAAATGGGACATTGTTAAAAATTTTATACCTTCATGGTTTGCGGCAGTAATGGGAACAGGGATTTTAGCAATATCAAGTTGGATGTATTCAGTATATATTCCAGTATTAAAATATGTTGCTGTTGGTTTGTTTTACTTAAATATTATAATGTTCTTTGCATTTTTAATTCCTTGGACTTTGAGATGGATACTATTCCCAAAAGATGCATTGGCAGATTTAGAACATCCAGTTTTAAGTTCCTTCTATCCAACAGTTGCAGTAGCAATGCTTGTATTGGCTTCGGATTTTATAATCATCGGGCATAATATAGATATTGCAAAATACTTTTGGGCTTTTGGAGCTGTTGGTATGCTACTGTTTAATTTAATAGTTCCTTACTATATGTTTAAATCAGACAGTATAAAGTTAGATCATGTTAATCCGGGTTGGTATATTCCACCAGTAGGTTTATTAGTTGTTCCAATTGCTGGAAGTTTAATAATTCCCCACTTAACTGGAATATGGCATGAATTGGCAGTATTTATCAATTACTATGGTTGGGGGTCAGGATTTTTCTTATATTTGGCTTTACTTGCAATAGTTATATATAGATTCATCCTCCATCATCCTCTACCTTCAGCATTAGCTCCAACAATTTGGATTAATTTAGGTCCAATCGGAGCAGGAATTATAGCATTGATTAATTTAGTAAATCATTCTCCATTTATTTCAGTAAAAGAGCCGTTTTATATATTTTCATTGCTGTTTTGGGGCTTTGGTGTGTGGTGGGCTTTGATGGCAATAATAATGACGATACACTATGTTAAAAAACTAAAATTGCCTTATGGTATGCCCTGGTGGGCGTTTATCTTCCCCCTTGGGGCATATGTTGCATCATCTCATATGGTTTATGGAATATTCCAATACAGTATAATAGATTACATTGGATTTGCATTATACTGGCTGTTGTTTGGTTTATGGGCTATAACCTTTATAAAAACCGCAATAGCCACATATCATGGATATCCGTTTAAAGGACACTAA
- a CDS encoding OsmC family protein, with the protein MNPMMMGNMKEMIEKMMNSEMCKEMAPKMMPEMMPKALDKFLLEIPEDKREEFIKNIVDIIVSKNNDYEIYSKYKGDFNASISVKGLKLNSKGGRGATKDVISPMDLFLSGLCGCIAIAVGRTLSENNIDAADVTVKVSSIEKSFEKGCIEKISLDIIVNVDNKDNINEEELKELVLNGSKKCLINNSLKCEVEKNIIIK; encoded by the coding sequence ATGAATCCAATGATGATGGGTAATATGAAAGAAATGATTGAAAAAATGATGAACTCTGAAATGTGCAAAGAGATGGCTCCAAAGATGATGCCAGAAATGATGCCAAAGGCTTTAGACAAATTCTTATTAGAAATTCCAGAGGATAAAAGAGAGGAATTTATAAAGAATATTGTTGATATAATCGTTTCAAAAAATAATGACTATGAAATATATTCAAAATATAAAGGAGATTTTAATGCATCTATAAGCGTTAAAGGGCTAAAATTAAATTCAAAAGGGGGTAGAGGGGCTACAAAAGATGTAATATCTCCTATGGATCTATTCTTATCTGGACTTTGTGGATGTATCGCCATTGCTGTTGGAAGAACTTTATCTGAAAATAATATAGATGCTGCTGATGTAACCGTTAAAGTATCATCTATTGAAAAGAGTTTTGAAAAAGGATGTATTGAAAAAATATCCTTAGATATTATTGTTAATGTTGATAATAAAGATAATATAAATGAAGAGGAATTAAAAGAGTTAGTCCTAAATGGCTCAAAAAAATGTCTTATTAATAATTCATTAAAATGTGAAGTTGAAAAAAATATAATTATTAAATAA
- a CDS encoding PLD nuclease N-terminal domain-containing protein, giving the protein MWYPPMCPPWGYNYGFYEFPFFNFAFFGFIWWIIKIVVFIIVVLDIIKRDDLKTLEKILWLLVVWFLGIIGAIIYFLLSKRENKHNNQNNK; this is encoded by the coding sequence ATGTGGTATCCTCCAATGTGTCCTCCTTGGGGCTATAATTATGGCTTTTATGAATTTCCATTCTTTAATTTTGCATTTTTTGGATTTATATGGTGGATAATAAAAATAGTTGTTTTTATAATAGTTGTATTGGACATTATAAAAAGAGATGATTTAAAAACTCTTGAAAAAATTTTATGGCTTTTAGTTGTTTGGTTTTTAGGAATCATAGGGGCAATAATTTATTTCCTTCTATCAAAAAGAGAAAATAAACATAATAATCAAAATAATAAATAA
- a CDS encoding radical SAM protein: protein MFVYGPIPSRRLGLSLGIDPVYYTCTFDCIYCQLGRTRYLVSSPKEIPKEVLEKFPTDEDIYKEVKKIVSENPNIDYLTFAGSGEPTLSPYLKESIERLREFNIPICVITNSSLMNYKSVIEALKNADLVSATLTSTNQEMFEKIHRTKIKLKDVIEGLIKFRREADETILNIELMVLKGINDDDETIYKLKEIFDKINPNNIEINTPIRPPCEKYAKKVKYERLKEIREILGEKAFIIGEKSKKKYNESLNSNILERISSILKIRPCTVEDLSNALGLHISEVGKYLYALKNSKNLKCIEIDGKKYYFIDMQ from the coding sequence ATGTTCGTCTATGGTCCAATCCCTTCGAGAAGGTTAGGTTTATCCTTAGGAATAGACCCAGTTTATTACACTTGCACATTTGACTGTATATACTGCCAACTTGGAAGGACGAGATATTTAGTAAGTTCTCCAAAAGAAATTCCAAAGGAAGTTTTAGAAAAGTTTCCAACTGATGAAGACATATATAAAGAAGTCAAAAAGATTGTCTCTGAAAATCCAAATATTGATTACTTAACTTTTGCAGGAAGTGGTGAGCCAACATTATCTCCTTATTTAAAAGAATCTATTGAAAGATTGAGAGAATTCAATATACCAATTTGTGTTATAACTAACTCATCATTGATGAACTATAAATCTGTTATAGAGGCTTTAAAAAATGCTGATTTAGTTTCTGCAACTTTAACATCAACAAATCAAGAAATGTTTGAAAAAATTCATAGGACTAAGATAAAACTTAAAGATGTTATTGAAGGATTGATTAAATTTAGAAGAGAGGCAGATGAAACTATCTTAAATATAGAGTTAATGGTTTTGAAAGGGATAAATGACGATGATGAAACAATATACAAACTCAAAGAGATATTTGATAAAATAAACCCAAACAATATTGAGATAAACACTCCAATAAGACCTCCATGCGAAAAGTATGCAAAAAAAGTAAAGTATGAGAGGTTAAAAGAAATTAGAGAAATTCTCGGGGAAAAAGCATTTATAATAGGAGAAAAAAGTAAAAAGAAGTATAATGAATCGTTGAATTCTAATATTCTCGAAAGAATTTCATCAATATTAAAAATAAGACCATGCACAGTTGAAGATTTATCAAACGCTTTGGGATTGCATATTTCAGAGGTTGGAAAATATCTATATGCATTAAAAAATAGTAAAAATTTAAAATGCATAGAAATTGATGGAAAGAAATATTACTTTATTGATATGCAGTAA
- the map gene encoding type II methionyl aminopeptidase encodes MEIEGYEKIIKAGEIASKVRDEAVKLIKPGVKLLEVAEFVENRTKELGGEPAFPCNISINDIAAHYTPKLNDSLEFKDEDVVKLDLGVHVDGYIADTAITVDLSNSYRDLVKASEDALYTVIKEINPPMNIGEMGKIIQEVIESYGFKPISNLSGHVMYRYELHTGISIPNVYERTNKVIDVGDLVAIEPFATNGFGMVKDGEPGNIYKFLAKRPIRLPQARKLLEVIAKNYAYLPFAERWVIKNESERLALNSLVRSSCLYSYPILKERKNGIVSQAEHTILITENDVIITTR; translated from the coding sequence AAAGTAAGAGATGAAGCAGTAAAATTAATAAAACCTGGCGTTAAGTTATTAGAGGTTGCAGAATTCGTTGAAAATAGAACTAAAGAATTGGGAGGAGAGCCAGCATTTCCATGTAATATATCAATTAATGATATAGCCGCACATTATACTCCAAAATTAAATGATTCTTTGGAGTTTAAAGATGAAGATGTTGTTAAGTTGGACTTAGGAGTTCATGTTGATGGATATATTGCAGATACAGCCATAACAGTAGATTTATCAAACTCATATAGAGATTTAGTAAAGGCTTCTGAAGATGCTTTATATACTGTTATTAAGGAGATAAATCCACCTATGAACATTGGAGAGATGGGAAAGATAATACAGGAAGTTATTGAGAGTTATGGATTTAAACCAATATCCAACCTATCTGGACATGTTATGTATAGATATGAATTACATACTGGAATTAGTATTCCAAATGTTTATGAAAGAACAAATAAAGTTATTGATGTTGGAGATTTAGTGGCAATAGAGCCATTTGCTACTAATGGCTTTGGTATGGTTAAAGATGGAGAGCCAGGGAATATATATAAATTTTTAGCTAAAAGACCTATTAGATTACCTCAAGCAAGGAAACTCTTAGAAGTTATAGCAAAAAACTATGCTTATTTACCATTTGCTGAAAGATGGGTTATAAAAAATGAGAGTGAAAGATTGGCGTTAAATTCATTAGTAAGATCTTCTTGCCTATATAGTTATCCAATATTAAAAGAAAGAAAAAATGGCATAGTTAGTCAAGCGGAGCATACAATATTAATAACTGAAAATGATGTAATTATAACAACAAGATAG